The Prevotella sp. E9-3 genome has a window encoding:
- a CDS encoding LamG-like jellyroll fold domain-containing protein, translating to MKPTLRMTLLAVTAFSAATAFSQDQPRSSSSMNLPLNSISDVTVSYGISAEGKRYSPTWGVDLAWINEQNIMKGVNHMGSQNVGIGRTSFRVLNPLVNDVSLTTDQIEGLRTRSNLFNKIRRDLPLIMNCDNGYRPDGHTGPNINAYYTTNHNANVDRWAAMIDAHVNWMKANTQHPIVGVSPFNEPDYDADKNLVQGYPNDEASIARKLRKDYASDMEGIVMAGGNTLNDDKALEWYNPGKDVYDWGNTHQLAGSMDNYIAFYDRLQSDGKVGYNDEMHNVVEAMTGLEHGMSVGIWWGFDSRVRGEFCDISRNGVRLAYGEHRNNWTAASVYRHDDGRVKAFIGSSERQAYTTNYQLVSTEREVYYDGHGPSYEFFMQIPGGTGYQKGQTNAERVIDVTWGPDVAPSIINGKYKIYNAMTGGVITCPSNGTAIAQARFTGANNQYWNVAPCKPTTGGDYSFLDIESANATNVRMNVRNFSLSGGAEIIAWTQSAPSSNEQWYAEYAGNGYYFLRNRESALYLTSNGTALTAKVVQDKLKTGNSLKRQMWRFVPVDVEYETTAPAQPQGLTAKENSASVLLEWTLGEEEDLDGYMILRAEKDTYAWNTIARKVKTPYYVDNTCQRGKTYFYSVRAIDRAENLSVLSDSVLIGPSGRNGLVAQWLMNGNTNDETANMMDAVTQSTNFVSGHTEGTQALSIVGKNNQYVQLPYEVANSEELTIALWVNWRGTTNWQRIFDFGYDTNHYMFLSPGNGSNNKMRFAIKNGGDEQSIDCPARLDVLKWKHVAVVIGREKTSIYVDGSEVASSTGITIRPNELHPILNYLGRSQFASDPLFTGYLQDVRIYSHALTADEVTTVMNGGEVSSVDMPAAEPQPTVIHGLDGIRRSSLRPGLNIVNGKKVLK from the coding sequence ATGAAACCAACACTTCGTATGACTCTTCTCGCAGTGACCGCCTTTAGTGCGGCCACTGCGTTCTCACAAGACCAGCCACGCTCGTCGTCCAGTATGAATCTGCCTCTCAACAGCATCTCTGATGTAACCGTGTCCTATGGCATCTCCGCTGAAGGCAAACGCTATTCTCCTACATGGGGCGTGGATTTGGCATGGATCAATGAGCAGAATATCATGAAGGGCGTAAACCATATGGGCAGTCAGAACGTAGGTATTGGCCGCACATCATTCCGTGTGCTCAATCCGCTAGTTAATGATGTGTCGCTCACAACCGACCAGATTGAAGGTCTTCGCACCCGTTCAAATCTGTTCAATAAGATTCGCCGAGACCTCCCTCTCATCATGAACTGCGACAATGGTTATCGTCCAGATGGACATACCGGTCCGAATATCAATGCCTATTATACGACCAATCACAATGCCAATGTTGACCGTTGGGCTGCAATGATTGATGCTCATGTGAACTGGATGAAGGCCAATACTCAACATCCCATTGTCGGCGTCTCACCATTCAACGAGCCCGACTATGATGCCGATAAGAATCTGGTGCAGGGCTATCCTAATGATGAGGCTTCTATCGCACGTAAACTGCGCAAAGATTATGCTTCTGATATGGAAGGAATTGTGATGGCAGGCGGTAATACCCTAAACGATGACAAGGCACTGGAATGGTATAATCCAGGCAAAGATGTCTATGATTGGGGAAATACTCACCAGTTGGCCGGTTCTATGGACAACTATATTGCCTTCTACGACCGTTTGCAGAGTGATGGCAAGGTAGGCTATAACGACGAGATGCACAATGTGGTTGAGGCCATGACTGGTCTTGAACATGGAATGAGCGTGGGCATTTGGTGGGGATTTGATAGTCGTGTGCGTGGAGAGTTCTGCGATATCAGCCGTAATGGTGTTCGCCTGGCCTATGGCGAGCATCGCAACAACTGGACTGCTGCATCTGTCTATCGTCACGATGATGGTCGCGTGAAGGCTTTCATCGGTTCCAGTGAGCGTCAGGCTTATACTACCAACTATCAGTTGGTTTCTACCGAGCGTGAGGTTTATTACGATGGTCATGGCCCATCCTATGAGTTCTTTATGCAGATTCCTGGTGGAACGGGCTATCAGAAAGGTCAGACCAATGCCGAACGAGTTATTGACGTCACATGGGGACCTGATGTGGCACCTAGCATCATCAATGGCAAATACAAGATCTACAATGCCATGACGGGAGGTGTTATCACATGTCCAAGCAATGGAACTGCTATTGCACAGGCTAGGTTTACTGGTGCCAATAATCAGTATTGGAATGTTGCTCCTTGTAAGCCTACCACTGGTGGCGATTATAGTTTCCTTGATATAGAGTCGGCAAATGCTACTAACGTGCGTATGAACGTGCGTAATTTCTCATTGAGCGGAGGAGCCGAAATCATAGCATGGACACAGTCTGCTCCTTCAAGCAATGAGCAGTGGTATGCCGAATATGCAGGTAATGGCTATTATTTTCTACGCAATCGTGAGAGTGCTCTTTATCTGACCTCCAATGGTACGGCTCTTACGGCCAAAGTGGTTCAAGATAAACTCAAGACCGGTAATAGTTTGAAACGTCAGATGTGGCGCTTTGTTCCTGTTGATGTGGAATATGAAACCACTGCACCGGCCCAGCCTCAGGGACTCACTGCCAAGGAGAACTCAGCCAGTGTGCTACTGGAGTGGACGCTTGGTGAAGAGGAAGACCTTGATGGCTATATGATTCTGCGTGCCGAAAAGGACACCTACGCATGGAATACCATTGCCCGTAAGGTGAAAACTCCATACTATGTAGATAATACATGTCAGCGGGGTAAGACCTATTTTTATAGTGTGCGTGCCATCGACCGTGCAGAGAATCTGTCTGTACTCTCCGATTCTGTACTTATTGGCCCGTCAGGTCGTAATGGTCTGGTGGCTCAGTGGCTCATGAATGGCAATACGAATGATGAGACTGCCAATATGATGGATGCTGTAACTCAGTCAACCAATTTTGTTAGCGGACATACTGAAGGAACTCAAGCTTTGAGTATTGTTGGCAAGAACAACCAGTATGTGCAGTTGCCTTACGAGGTGGCTAACAGTGAAGAACTGACAATTGCCCTGTGGGTGAACTGGCGTGGTACAACCAACTGGCAGCGTATCTTCGATTTCGGCTATGATACCAACCACTATATGTTCCTTTCCCCTGGCAATGGTTCAAACAACAAGATGCGTTTCGCTATTAAGAATGGTGGCGATGAACAGTCAATTGATTGTCCTGCCAGACTCGATGTGTTGAAATGGAAACACGTTGCAGTGGTTATCGGACGTGAGAAAACTTCTATCTATGTGGATGGTAGTGAGGTGGCCAGCAGCACAGGCATTACTATTCGTCCAAATGAGTTGCATCCGATACTCAACTATTTAGGACGCAGTCAGTTTGCTTCCGATCCACTCTTTACAGGCTATCTTCAGGATGTTCGTATCTATAGTCATGCGCTAACGGCTGATGAAGTAACAACGGTGATGAATGGTGGTGAGGTGTCGTCTGTTGATATGCCTGCTGCCGAACCGCAGCCCACGGTGATTCATGGTCTCGATGGAATTCGTCGTTCCTCACTTCGTCCGGGCCTGAACATTGTCAATGGAAAGAAAGTTCTGAAGTAG
- a CDS encoding deoxynucleoside kinase → MHIAVAGNIGSGKTTLTKMLAHRYEWTPRFEPVDNNPYLSDFYADMKRWSFNLQIYFLNKRFKEVVEISRSKETIIQDRTIFEDARIFAPNLHSQGLMSDRDFQNYCDLFDLMMSLVKLPDLMIYIRSSIPTLVAQIQKRGREYEQTMRLDYLKGLEQRYEEWIGSYKGQLIIIDGDHCKFGDRPEDFKQVTDMIDAKLFGLFPMEEGE, encoded by the coding sequence ATGCACATCGCAGTAGCTGGAAACATTGGAAGTGGCAAGACCACCCTCACCAAGATGCTGGCCCATCGATATGAATGGACGCCACGTTTCGAACCCGTTGACAACAATCCCTATTTGAGCGACTTCTATGCCGACATGAAACGATGGTCGTTCAACCTACAGATATATTTTCTTAACAAACGATTCAAGGAGGTGGTAGAGATTTCGCGTTCCAAAGAAACCATCATTCAGGACCGAACCATCTTTGAGGATGCCCGCATCTTTGCGCCCAACCTGCACAGTCAGGGACTGATGAGCGATCGCGATTTCCAGAACTATTGTGACCTGTTCGACCTGATGATGTCGCTTGTGAAATTGCCCGACCTCATGATTTATATCCGAAGCAGCATCCCTACCCTTGTAGCCCAGATTCAGAAACGAGGTCGTGAGTATGAGCAAACCATGCGACTCGACTATCTGAAAGGTCTTGAACAACGTTACGAAGAGTGGATTGGCTCTTATAAAGGACAGCTCATTATTATCGATGGTGACCACTGCAAGTTTGGCGATCGTCCTGAAGACTTCAAGCAAGTTACCGATATGATTGACGCCAAACTGTTTGGTCTGTTCCCGATGGAAGAGGGTGAGTAA
- a CDS encoding deoxynucleoside kinase, with the protein MHIAIAGNIGSGKSTLTRMLARHYGWEPRFEAVEHNPYLEDYYKDIHRWSFNMEVYFLKERFRDVIEIQQSSNTIIQDRSIYEGVYVFMENNKAMGNLSDRDYETYMELFEQIMDVVKFPDLMIYLRCSVPHLVGNIQKRGRDYEQQMQLEYIENLNRRYDDFITNKYKGPVMIIDKDELDFEHEPKDFAQIIDRIDQTLFGLFSPLKP; encoded by the coding sequence ATGCATATAGCCATAGCTGGTAATATAGGCAGTGGAAAGTCAACCCTCACCCGCATGCTGGCTCGCCATTACGGATGGGAGCCACGATTCGAGGCGGTAGAACATAACCCCTACCTGGAAGACTACTATAAAGATATTCACCGCTGGTCGTTCAACATGGAAGTTTATTTCTTGAAAGAACGCTTCCGCGACGTCATCGAAATACAGCAATCCTCCAACACTATTATCCAGGATCGCTCTATTTACGAGGGCGTTTATGTGTTTATGGAGAACAATAAGGCGATGGGCAATCTCAGCGACCGCGACTATGAGACCTACATGGAACTGTTCGAACAGATAATGGACGTAGTGAAATTTCCCGACCTAATGATCTACCTGCGCTGTTCGGTACCCCATTTGGTGGGCAATATCCAGAAGCGTGGACGTGACTATGAACAGCAAATGCAGTTGGAATACATTGAAAATCTGAACCGCAGGTATGATGACTTCATTACCAATAAATATAAAGGACCAGTTATGATCATTGACAAAGACGAACTTGACTTTGAGCACGAACCAAAGGATTTCGCCCAGATCATTGACCGTATCGACCAGACTCTCTTCGGATTATTTAGCCCCCTAAAACCATAA
- the coaW gene encoding type II pantothenate kinase, producing MGMIIGIDVGISTTKIVGLREGKPTAPIRITAADPITSLYGAFGKYLHDNNIGLEEVDHVMLTGVGAGYVKSDVYGVKTSRCDEFIADALGARYESKLDHAIVVSMGTGTSFVMCRGEEMSHIGGIGIGGGTLMGLSRICLGTSDIKQVSALAMQGTLRNVNLLIGDISTNPLPGLPMDATASIFAKAKSDAPKEDIAAGIIGMVLQTIGSASVLAAQGTGCRDMVLIGNLTLLPQCKEIFPSLEKLYKVRFHIPKYSEFCTAIGAALAFGKKIDK from the coding sequence ATGGGAATGATTATTGGAATAGACGTGGGCATCTCGACCACAAAGATTGTCGGACTGCGTGAAGGCAAGCCCACAGCTCCTATACGCATTACTGCTGCCGATCCTATCACTTCGCTTTATGGAGCCTTCGGAAAGTACTTGCATGATAATAATATAGGACTTGAAGAGGTTGATCATGTGATGCTCACCGGTGTAGGTGCCGGTTATGTGAAGAGTGATGTATATGGCGTGAAGACCAGCCGTTGTGACGAGTTCATAGCCGATGCCTTGGGTGCTCGCTATGAGTCGAAGCTTGATCATGCCATCGTTGTGTCTATGGGCACGGGAACTTCATTCGTAATGTGTCGTGGCGAAGAGATGAGTCACATAGGCGGTATTGGTATTGGTGGAGGCACCTTGATGGGACTGTCACGCATTTGTCTGGGTACCAGCGATATCAAACAGGTTTCGGCTTTGGCCATGCAGGGCACACTCAGAAATGTAAACTTGCTCATAGGCGATATCTCTACCAATCCGTTGCCAGGACTTCCTATGGATGCTACGGCCAGTATTTTTGCTAAAGCCAAGAGCGATGCTCCGAAAGAAGATATCGCAGCCGGCATTATCGGAATGGTGTTGCAGACCATCGGCTCGGCATCGGTACTGGCAGCGCAAGGTACGGGATGCCGTGATATGGTGCTCATAGGCAATCTGACCTTGTTGCCCCAGTGTAAGGAGATATTCCCCTCACTGGAGAAACTCTACAAGGTACGCTTCCATATTCCAAAATATTCTGAGTTCTGTACGGCTATTGGTGCTGCTTTGGCTTTTGGAAAGAAAATAGATAAATAA
- a CDS encoding zinc-dependent metalloprotease produces MMKSKLLLLLACMTMSLGVQAGRLHLVLAADTLKTDSVKTDTLAADTVKTEKEKKKKEESEYEKLLKKGGSTRTGMFTVRKIEGKHYFEVPDSMLGRLFLCVTRFNAVPQGFGQFAGEEINHCTVYMEKRDSATMLMRQYVLSYLADEKDNIARTLEKSTVDPIVMAFKIIGQNKEKDASLVEVTNLFKTDNNLFSFSSNAKTNLKVGGLQADRTFIDTMKVFPTNIEILSTRTYGSQPAASAASHTGSVTMGFNTSMVLLPKTPMRKRIWDSRVGYFVNTFRQFSDNQTKAQHEAFISRYRLVPKNKQAYLAGKLSEPEKQIVYYIDPATPKKWIPYLMKGINDWNVAFEAAGFKNAIVAKEWPENDSTMSLDDARFSVLRYLPSETENAYGPRIVDPRSGEIIEAHICWFHNVMNLLTKWYMVQCGPLDKRAQKMKFDDKLMGELIRFVSSHEVGHTLGLRHNMCASNATPVELLRDKAWVEKHGHTASIMDYARFNYVAQPEDGISEKGLFPRVNDYDKWAIKWGYQWRPEFKDEFVEKEKLMKETSKVLNGNRRLWWLGGEGGGDDPRSQTEDLGDNSMKASEYGIKNLKRIMENLEKWTQQDNDQYDDLSEMWNEVRGQFWRYTNHVLRNIGGAYLNTPGKEPRSFVPKEIQREAVQYLGRNIFDAPEWLVSKNISNKVRFNPTYAQDNMQERVIGRMLDGYTLITLNTNAVACEDGYTVPEYLDDLFVEVWKPLNNSNEWKNEMRRNLERIYISQINALINPDDKVKSSSRISNYDVTLYVMQHLDKIEQYLKQQQAEGINALHYQDLLERITQIRERRNSPLR; encoded by the coding sequence ATGATGAAATCTAAACTGCTTCTTTTGTTGGCCTGCATGACAATGAGTCTTGGCGTACAGGCCGGGCGTCTGCATCTTGTACTTGCCGCCGATACCTTGAAAACGGATTCTGTGAAAACAGATACTTTGGCTGCCGATACAGTAAAAACTGAAAAAGAAAAAAAGAAAAAAGAAGAGTCAGAATACGAGAAACTGCTGAAAAAAGGCGGTTCAACCCGTACGGGCATGTTTACCGTAAGGAAGATTGAGGGCAAGCACTATTTTGAGGTCCCCGATTCAATGCTGGGGCGCCTGTTCCTCTGCGTCACCCGTTTCAATGCTGTGCCACAAGGTTTCGGACAGTTTGCCGGTGAAGAAATCAATCATTGCACGGTGTACATGGAGAAACGCGACAGTGCCACCATGCTGATGCGTCAATATGTGCTGAGTTATCTGGCCGACGAGAAAGATAATATAGCCCGCACACTGGAAAAATCGACGGTTGACCCTATTGTGATGGCCTTTAAGATTATTGGTCAGAACAAGGAAAAGGATGCAAGTCTTGTGGAAGTCACAAATCTGTTCAAGACCGATAATAACTTGTTCAGCTTCTCATCAAATGCAAAGACAAACCTGAAAGTAGGTGGTTTGCAGGCTGACCGTACTTTTATTGACACCATGAAGGTGTTCCCGACAAATATAGAAATTCTCTCTACCCGTACCTATGGCAGTCAGCCAGCTGCTTCGGCTGCCTCACATACAGGCAGTGTGACGATGGGCTTCAACACCTCAATGGTGCTGCTTCCCAAGACACCGATGCGTAAACGTATCTGGGATAGTCGTGTGGGATATTTCGTAAACACTTTCCGTCAGTTCAGTGACAATCAGACAAAGGCACAGCATGAGGCTTTCATCTCACGCTATCGTCTGGTGCCTAAGAATAAGCAGGCCTATCTGGCCGGAAAACTCTCTGAACCTGAAAAACAGATTGTTTACTATATTGATCCCGCTACACCAAAGAAGTGGATACCATACCTGATGAAGGGTATCAACGACTGGAACGTGGCTTTCGAGGCTGCCGGCTTCAAGAATGCAATCGTGGCTAAGGAATGGCCCGAGAATGATTCAACCATGAGTCTTGACGATGCACGTTTCTCGGTGTTGCGCTATCTGCCTTCTGAAACTGAGAACGCCTATGGCCCTCGCATCGTTGACCCTCGCTCGGGCGAAATTATCGAAGCCCATATCTGCTGGTTTCATAATGTAATGAACCTGCTCACAAAATGGTATATGGTTCAGTGTGGACCGTTGGATAAGCGCGCACAGAAGATGAAGTTTGATGATAAACTGATGGGCGAACTGATTCGTTTTGTTTCTTCTCATGAAGTGGGCCATACCCTTGGCCTGCGCCATAATATGTGTGCTTCGAATGCTACGCCTGTAGAGCTTTTGCGTGACAAGGCTTGGGTGGAGAAACATGGTCATACCGCCAGTATTATGGACTATGCCCGCTTTAATTATGTGGCACAGCCAGAGGATGGCATTTCGGAAAAAGGTCTCTTCCCTCGTGTCAACGACTATGATAAATGGGCCATTAAGTGGGGCTATCAGTGGCGTCCAGAGTTCAAAGATGAGTTCGTTGAAAAAGAGAAGCTGATGAAAGAAACCAGTAAGGTGCTGAATGGCAACCGCCGACTGTGGTGGTTGGGCGGAGAAGGTGGCGGTGACGATCCGCGCTCACAGACCGAGGACCTTGGCGATAACAGCATGAAGGCATCAGAATATGGCATAAAGAACCTGAAGCGTATCATGGAGAATCTGGAGAAGTGGACCCAGCAGGACAATGATCAATATGATGACTTGAGTGAAATGTGGAATGAAGTGAGAGGGCAGTTCTGGCGCTATACTAACCATGTGTTGCGTAACATCGGCGGCGCCTATCTCAATACTCCTGGTAAAGAACCACGTTCTTTTGTGCCTAAAGAAATACAGAGGGAGGCTGTTCAATATCTGGGACGTAATATCTTTGATGCACCCGAGTGGTTGGTTTCAAAGAATATCAGCAACAAGGTAAGATTCAATCCTACCTATGCACAGGATAACATGCAGGAAAGGGTGATTGGTAGAATGCTGGACGGATACACGCTCATTACGCTCAACACCAATGCTGTTGCTTGTGAAGATGGCTATACAGTGCCGGAGTATCTTGACGACCTGTTCGTTGAAGTATGGAAACCGCTCAACAATAGTAACGAATGGAAAAATGAGATGCGTCGAAACTTGGAACGTATATATATCAGCCAGATTAATGCACTCATTAATCCTGACGACAAGGTTAAAAGTTCCTCGCGCATCAGCAACTACGATGTGACACTTTATGTGATGCAACATTTGGACAAAATAGAGCAGTATCTGAAACAACAGCAGGCCGAAGGCATTAATGCACTGCACTATCAGGACTTGCTGGAACGTATTACTCAAATTAGAGAGCGCAGGAATTCACCCCTGCGCTAA
- a CDS encoding beta-L-arabinofuranosidase domain-containing protein produces the protein MKLRHSMIGLLTIMVATTAQAQSELYPKHFDLEQVTLTDGPMKTAMELNFKVLLAYDVDRLLTPYVRQAGLASTTDSSSKYYQWLTKHPNFKNWGDSSFDLSGHVGGHYLTALALAYAACHDEAVKAQLKERMDYMLSVMKDCQDKFDNNTQGLYGFIGGQPINSDWTSLYQGNIQPYKSHGGWVPFYCQHKILAGLRDAYLYGNSEVAKELFRKLADWSVNVVAKVSDSDMENLLNTEHGGMNESMLDAYQLFGDEKYLTAAKKYTHKTMLNGMQTMNKTFLDGKHANTQVPKYIGMERIGETELEKSSASQYIKAAENFWTDVAENRTVCIGGNSVNEHFLAAGNSNRYIDQLDGPESCNTNNMLKMSEMMADRTNDAKYADFYEYAMWNHILSTQDPTTGGYVYFTTLRPQGYRIYSQVNQGMWCCVGTGMENHSKYGHFIYTHDGTNTLYVNLFTASSLVSDDFSVTQETAFPFEPKTKITVGKAGSYTIAVRHPAWVGKDFEVSVNAEKIQAVTTVGVASYVELNRNWQAGDVITVELPMLLSYVECPNYTDYVAFRYGPILLGANTTNGSEQLQNEYGGEGRMDHAPGSMAASKNLLSAPLLIGERAEVLKRIEAQDLSKLTFTIDASRPEVQSYTWQKLNLQPFYQIHHDRYMCYWYQQTAENFANSSMAQTEAANEALLARTLDFVAPGEQQSEAGHEYNYSSDSNIGSYNGESYRDAKSGGYVQYTLFNNEGVGERLSIMCRFTTADNGRKAELLVDGVKIADVSVTSTAKWVEANGFYNIEYPIPDELIKDAEGKVKTKFVVRLAATKGTLNPGLYYLRLMKDFSVEAHAYQFRAADWTTGDPGRIPAGNITYDTEHNVLKAKATGNNNIALLLKYQDCDYDIDAAQKYLVVRGKGLKTTSTASYLWWLNGANKGSQVVPVTKKNITVGNEEQQLIAWNMSTSGLYENFYGERPCVTLGQTIFGLTSSNDDGTCEIYDINFAKSVDDYLVTTQVEPLRLSSIKEMEKAYTLKGMEPSANTAKHEVVVRNGKKFIK, from the coding sequence ATGAAATTAAGACATTCAATGATTGGCCTGCTGACGATAATGGTGGCTACTACTGCGCAGGCACAGAGCGAACTTTACCCGAAACATTTTGACCTGGAGCAGGTGACACTGACCGATGGACCAATGAAAACGGCAATGGAGTTGAACTTCAAGGTGCTGTTGGCTTATGATGTGGACAGGTTGTTGACACCCTATGTCCGACAGGCCGGTCTTGCCTCTACTACCGATAGCAGTAGCAAATACTATCAGTGGCTGACCAAACATCCGAATTTTAAAAACTGGGGCGACTCTTCTTTCGACCTCAGCGGACATGTCGGGGGACACTATCTTACGGCTCTTGCCCTGGCTTATGCTGCTTGTCATGATGAGGCTGTGAAGGCGCAGTTGAAAGAACGCATGGACTATATGCTCAGCGTGATGAAAGACTGTCAGGACAAGTTCGATAATAATACACAGGGGCTCTACGGTTTTATTGGAGGTCAGCCTATCAATAGCGATTGGACTTCCCTCTATCAGGGAAATATACAGCCCTATAAGAGTCATGGCGGATGGGTACCATTCTACTGTCAGCATAAGATACTTGCCGGTTTGCGCGATGCTTATCTTTATGGAAACAGTGAAGTTGCCAAAGAACTGTTTCGAAAACTGGCAGACTGGAGTGTGAATGTTGTTGCAAAAGTTTCCGATAGTGATATGGAAAATCTTCTCAATACCGAACATGGAGGTATGAACGAATCGATGCTCGATGCCTATCAGTTGTTTGGTGATGAGAAATACTTGACTGCTGCTAAGAAGTACACGCATAAAACGATGCTCAACGGCATGCAGACAATGAATAAGACGTTCCTTGATGGAAAGCACGCCAATACACAGGTGCCAAAGTACATCGGTATGGAACGAATCGGAGAGACAGAGCTGGAAAAATCTTCTGCTTCTCAGTATATTAAAGCGGCTGAAAACTTCTGGACCGATGTGGCAGAAAACCGAACCGTATGTATTGGCGGTAATTCGGTGAACGAGCATTTCCTGGCAGCAGGCAATTCTAATCGCTATATCGACCAGTTAGACGGACCCGAGTCGTGCAATACAAACAACATGCTGAAAATGTCGGAAATGATGGCCGACCGTACCAATGATGCGAAATATGCCGACTTCTATGAGTATGCCATGTGGAACCATATTCTCTCTACTCAAGACCCGACAACAGGTGGATACGTCTATTTCACCACCTTGCGTCCACAGGGCTATCGTATCTATTCACAAGTGAACCAAGGCATGTGGTGTTGTGTGGGAACAGGTATGGAGAACCATTCAAAATATGGTCATTTTATCTATACCCACGATGGGACGAATACGCTGTACGTAAACCTTTTTACTGCTTCCAGTCTTGTGAGCGATGATTTCTCAGTTACTCAAGAAACAGCATTCCCCTTTGAACCAAAGACTAAGATTACTGTAGGTAAAGCCGGCAGTTATACGATTGCTGTTCGTCATCCAGCATGGGTAGGCAAGGATTTCGAAGTGTCTGTCAATGCAGAGAAGATACAAGCTGTGACAACGGTAGGTGTAGCCAGCTATGTTGAACTGAACCGCAACTGGCAGGCAGGTGATGTGATTACTGTAGAACTGCCTATGTTGCTCAGTTATGTGGAATGTCCTAACTATACTGACTATGTGGCTTTCAGATATGGACCGATTCTCTTAGGTGCTAATACTACCAATGGTAGCGAACAACTGCAGAATGAATATGGTGGCGAAGGTAGAATGGACCATGCGCCCGGTTCGATGGCTGCGTCGAAAAACTTACTTTCTGCTCCGTTGTTGATAGGTGAACGCGCAGAGGTGTTGAAACGTATTGAAGCACAAGACTTGTCGAAACTCACTTTCACTATTGATGCCAGCAGACCGGAAGTGCAGTCATATACTTGGCAGAAGTTGAACCTTCAGCCTTTCTACCAGATTCATCACGACCGTTATATGTGCTACTGGTATCAGCAAACTGCAGAGAACTTTGCTAACAGTTCGATGGCTCAGACAGAAGCAGCCAACGAAGCATTACTGGCACGTACGCTCGACTTTGTGGCTCCTGGTGAGCAGCAGAGTGAAGCAGGACATGAGTATAACTATTCATCAGACTCAAATATCGGCAGTTACAATGGTGAAAGCTATCGTGATGCTAAGAGTGGCGGATATGTGCAGTACACCTTATTTAATAATGAAGGAGTAGGCGAGCGTCTTTCCATTATGTGCAGATTCACTACGGCTGATAACGGACGTAAGGCTGAACTGCTGGTGGATGGCGTGAAGATTGCTGATGTGTCAGTAACCTCAACAGCTAAATGGGTTGAGGCGAATGGATTCTATAATATCGAATATCCTATTCCTGACGAATTGATAAAAGATGCTGAAGGAAAAGTGAAGACAAAGTTCGTGGTGAGACTTGCTGCAACAAAGGGAACGCTCAATCCTGGATTGTACTATCTTCGACTAATGAAAGATTTCAGTGTTGAGGCACATGCCTACCAGTTTCGTGCTGCTGACTGGACAACGGGTGATCCGGGACGTATTCCTGCTGGCAATATCACCTATGATACCGAACATAATGTTCTGAAGGCAAAGGCCACTGGCAATAACAACATAGCATTGTTGCTGAAGTATCAAGATTGTGACTATGATATTGATGCAGCTCAGAAATATCTTGTGGTTCGCGGGAAAGGTCTGAAAACGACGAGCACCGCTTCCTATCTGTGGTGGCTCAATGGCGCTAACAAGGGGAGTCAGGTGGTTCCAGTAACTAAGAAAAATATTACCGTAGGCAATGAAGAGCAGCAGCTGATTGCTTGGAATATGTCAACAAGTGGTCTTTATGAGAACTTCTATGGGGAGCGTCCATGTGTCACATTGGGACAGACAATTTTCGGACTAACCTCGTCAAATGACGATGGTACTTGTGAAATATACGATATCAACTTTGCTAAAAGTGTTGATGACTATTTGGTGACTACTCAGGTGGAACCTCTGCGCCTCTCGTCAATAAAGGAAATGGAAAAAGCCTATACCTTAAAGGGAATGGAACCTTCCGCTAATACAGCCAAGCATGAAGTGGTAGTTAGGAACGGAAAGAAATTTATTAAATAG